The uncultured Ilyobacter sp. genome has a segment encoding these proteins:
- a CDS encoding acetyl-CoA C-acetyltransferase: MRKVYIVSAKRTAVGTFLGGLSSISPAELGGAVIRNIIEESGIDPKNLDEVVIGNVLPAGHGQGIGRQAAVAGGVPYEVPAYSLNIICGSGMKSVISAYSNIKSGEANLIIAGGTESMSQAGFVLPAAVRGGHKMADIKMIDHMIKDALTDSFNDYHMGITAENIVEKYGLTRDAQDKFAMESQKRAIAAVDSGRFKDEIVPVEVKSRKGSVIVDQDEHPNRKTTPEILAKLRPAFKKDGSVTAGNASGLNDGASMLLLASEEAVEKYNLKPIAEIISTGQGGVDPSIMGMGPVPAINNALSKLEMKLEDIELLELNEAFAAQSLGVMTELSEQHGVSLDWFSERTNVNGGAIALGHPVGASGNRIITTLIHEMIKRDVKTGLASLCIGGGMGTAVILKKL, from the coding sequence ATGAGAAAAGTATATATAGTAAGCGCCAAAAGAACAGCTGTTGGAACTTTTTTAGGTGGATTAAGTAGCATTTCTCCAGCTGAATTGGGAGGAGCAGTTATAAGAAATATTATTGAAGAGTCAGGTATTGATCCTAAAAACCTTGACGAAGTTGTAATTGGAAATGTACTCCCTGCAGGTCATGGACAAGGAATAGGGAGACAGGCTGCTGTGGCAGGAGGAGTTCCTTATGAAGTTCCAGCTTATTCACTAAACATTATCTGTGGAAGCGGAATGAAGTCTGTAATCTCAGCTTATAGCAACATCAAATCAGGGGAAGCTAATCTTATCATTGCAGGTGGAACTGAATCTATGTCTCAGGCAGGTTTTGTACTTCCTGCAGCAGTAAGAGGCGGTCACAAGATGGCTGACATAAAAATGATTGACCACATGATAAAAGATGCTCTGACAGATTCTTTTAATGACTATCATATGGGAATAACAGCTGAAAATATTGTTGAGAAGTATGGTCTTACAAGAGATGCTCAAGATAAATTCGCAATGGAATCTCAAAAGAGAGCCATTGCAGCAGTAGACTCTGGAAGATTTAAAGATGAGATTGTTCCTGTAGAAGTTAAAAGCAGAAAGGGAAGCGTTATTGTAGATCAAGATGAACATCCAAATAGAAAAACTACTCCAGAAATTCTTGCAAAATTAAGACCGGCCTTTAAAAAAGACGGTAGTGTAACAGCTGGAAATGCATCGGGTCTAAATGATGGAGCAAGTATGCTACTTCTTGCCTCTGAAGAAGCTGTGGAAAAATATAATCTTAAACCCATTGCTGAAATAATATCTACAGGTCAGGGAGGAGTGGATCCTTCTATAATGGGAATGGGACCTGTTCCTGCCATAAACAATGCACTTAGTAAATTAGAAATGAAGCTTGAAGATATAGAGCTTTTAGAACTAAATGAAGCCTTCGCAGCTCAGTCTTTAGGAGTAATGACCGAACTTTCAGAACAGCACGGTGTCTCACTTGATTGGTTCTCAGAAAGAACAAATGTGAATGGTGGAGCCATAGCACTAGGACATCCTGTAGGAGCATCAGGAAACAGAATAATAACAACACTTATTCATGAAATGATAAAAAGAGATGTAAAAACAGGTTTGGCCTCACTGTGCATAGGTGGAGGGATGGGAACTGCAGTTATACTAAAAAAACTTTAA
- a CDS encoding MaoC family dehydratase: MEYSELKLGMKSSVTKTITETDVILYSGISLDTNPAHLNEEYAKNTMFKKRIAHGMLTAGLISAVLGTRLPGEGSIYMGQELKFKAPVYMGDTITAEVEIIELIDEKNQIILKTVCTNQDGKVVIDGTARIMKK, translated from the coding sequence ATGGAATATTCAGAACTAAAGCTTGGAATGAAAAGCAGTGTAACTAAAACTATAACTGAAACAGATGTAATTCTTTATTCAGGAATAAGTTTAGATACAAATCCTGCACATCTAAATGAGGAATACGCTAAAAATACAATGTTTAAAAAAAGAATTGCACACGGGATGCTAACTGCAGGTCTCATATCAGCAGTCCTTGGGACAAGGCTTCCTGGAGAAGGAAGTATTTATATGGGGCAGGAATTAAAATTTAAAGCTCCGGTGTATATGGGAGATACAATTACCGCTGAAGTTGAAATTATAGAGCTTATAGATGAAAAAAATCAAATAATACTGAAAACTGTATGTACTAATCAAGATGGAAAAGTAGTAATAGACGGAACAGCTAGAATAATGAAAAAATAA
- a CDS encoding acyl-CoA dehydrogenase, whose product MNFELPKTHVLFRQMIREFVENEVKPIAADIDEEERFPIETVKKMNDIGLMGIPVPKEYGGAGGDNLMYAMAVEELSKACATTGVIVSAHTSLGMAPILEFGTDAQKKKYLPKMTTGEWLGAFGLTEPNAGTDAAGQQTTAHFDEKTNEWVLNGSKIFITNAGYAHVYIIFAMTDKSKGLKGISAFILEADTPGFSVGKKEKKLGIKGSATCELIMEDCRVPKDNLLGAVGKGFKIAMMTLDGGRIGIASQALGISQGALDESISYVKERKQFGRSISVFQNTQFQLADMHTKTEAARMLVYSAAWKKSNKKPYSQDAAMAKLMAAEIAMEVTTKAVQLHGGYGYTREYPVERMMRDAKITEIYEGTSEVQKMVIAAGLLK is encoded by the coding sequence ATGAATTTCGAGTTACCTAAAACGCATGTGCTTTTTAGACAAATGATCAGAGAATTTGTTGAGAACGAAGTAAAGCCAATAGCTGCAGATATAGACGAGGAAGAAAGATTTCCAATTGAAACTGTAAAAAAGATGAATGATATAGGACTTATGGGGATCCCTGTTCCAAAAGAATACGGCGGTGCCGGTGGTGATAACCTTATGTACGCAATGGCAGTAGAGGAGCTCTCAAAAGCTTGCGCAACTACTGGCGTAATAGTGTCGGCACATACTTCTCTTGGAATGGCACCAATTTTGGAGTTTGGAACAGACGCTCAAAAGAAAAAATATTTACCGAAGATGACTACAGGAGAATGGTTGGGAGCCTTTGGGCTTACTGAACCAAATGCAGGAACTGATGCAGCAGGTCAGCAGACAACAGCTCATTTTGATGAAAAAACCAATGAATGGGTACTGAATGGTTCTAAAATATTTATAACAAACGCAGGGTATGCCCATGTATATATAATCTTTGCTATGACAGATAAATCAAAAGGTTTAAAAGGAATATCGGCATTTATTTTAGAAGCAGATACTCCAGGATTTAGTGTAGGTAAAAAAGAGAAAAAATTGGGAATAAAAGGTTCTGCAACTTGTGAATTAATTATGGAAGATTGCAGAGTCCCTAAGGACAACTTATTGGGGGCTGTAGGAAAAGGATTCAAAATAGCGATGATGACCCTTGATGGTGGAAGAATCGGTATTGCGTCTCAGGCACTGGGAATTTCGCAGGGGGCTCTAGATGAAAGTATCAGCTATGTAAAAGAAAGAAAACAATTTGGAAGAAGTATATCAGTATTTCAAAATACACAATTTCAGCTTGCAGACATGCATACTAAAACTGAGGCAGCAAGAATGTTAGTGTACAGTGCCGCGTGGAAAAAATCAAATAAAAAGCCATATTCACAAGATGCAGCTATGGCCAAATTGATGGCTGCGGAGATAGCTATGGAAGTGACAACCAAGGCTGTACAACTTCACGGAGGATATGGATATACCAGAGAATATCCTGTGGAAAGAATGATGAGAGACGCTAAGATCACTGAAATATATGAGGGAACATCTGAAGTGCAAAAGATGGTAATTGCAGCCGGACTTCTTAAATAA
- a CDS encoding electron transfer flavoprotein subunit beta/FixA family protein, with protein sequence MKIVVCVKQVPDTTEIRLDPVTGTLIRDGVPSIINPDDKAGLEEALKLKDKFGAHVTAITMGPPQAQEALRETLAMGADRAILLTDRKFAGADTLATSNALAAAIKELDYDLIIAGRQAIDGDTAQVGPQIAEHLGMPQVSYVKNIECDEDKTLTIKRAVEDGYYLLQVQMPCLVTVLTEANKPRYMSVKGIVEAYDTDVEVWDTTNITVDLEKLGLKGSPTKVRKSFTKGAKQAGKVYELEPKEAAKLIVEKLKESFVI encoded by the coding sequence ATGAAGATAGTAGTTTGTGTAAAACAGGTTCCCGATACTACAGAGATCAGATTAGACCCTGTAACTGGAACACTAATAAGAGACGGAGTACCTAGTATTATTAATCCTGACGATAAGGCCGGACTAGAAGAGGCTTTAAAGCTTAAAGATAAATTTGGAGCTCATGTTACTGCAATTACAATGGGTCCTCCTCAAGCGCAAGAAGCTTTGAGAGAAACTCTCGCAATGGGTGCAGACAGAGCAATCTTACTTACAGATAGAAAATTTGCAGGAGCAGATACCCTAGCGACCTCCAATGCCCTTGCTGCTGCAATAAAAGAACTTGACTATGATTTGATCATAGCAGGAAGGCAGGCTATAGACGGAGACACTGCTCAAGTTGGCCCGCAAATCGCAGAACATTTGGGAATGCCACAGGTCTCTTATGTAAAAAATATAGAGTGTGATGAAGACAAGACTTTAACAATAAAAAGAGCTGTTGAAGACGGATATTACCTTCTCCAAGTTCAAATGCCTTGCCTTGTTACAGTATTGACTGAGGCAAACAAACCTAGATATATGTCTGTAAAAGGTATCGTTGAAGCCTATGACACAGATGTGGAGGTATGGGATACTACAAATATTACTGTAGACCTTGAAAAACTAGGATTAAAGGGTTCCCCTACAAAGGTAAGGAAGTCATTTACAAAGGGAGCAAAACAAGCTGGAAAGGTTTATGAATTAGAACCTAAAGAAGCGGCAAAGTTGATCGTAGAAAAACTCAAAGAGAGCTTTGTTATCTAA